One Roseburia rectibacter DNA window includes the following coding sequences:
- a CDS encoding nucleotidyltransferase family protein codes for MIALNDYLYSGDTVFRILKKYTEDLKRVAEENDSEVDRLHCNFLMQIMELLEHNDFLTAQSQKIREFYQYMAKQYPYLSFTFKGRIKSLIRAEAKFNGYIVEHVYNYYLKNHAYPPVDELKERLSCFRDLIAYRIVISMPKCHVGDEKEREQEEIRHLYEIANVLKVFLEERGFTAEPAGGIKLSDSPLLSEEVRPYYRDYIVNEEPDGYRSLHITFFDNSAHCYMEMQLRTKAMDDIAEIGPANHLGYEKKQESERARRDAVPVGECIYFDEAYERGMKLQQIELAKLDVNMFSAIDNSLINDGCGLYRGRLILPYEHLSRFQND; via the coding sequence ATGATTGCTTTAAATGATTATCTTTATTCCGGGGATACGGTATTTCGGATTTTAAAAAAATATACAGAAGATTTAAAACGTGTGGCAGAGGAAAATGACAGTGAGGTGGATCGGTTACACTGTAATTTCCTGATGCAGATCATGGAATTGCTAGAGCATAATGACTTTTTGACAGCACAGTCGCAGAAAATACGGGAATTTTATCAGTATATGGCGAAACAATATCCTTACCTTTCTTTTACTTTTAAAGGAAGGATCAAATCACTGATCCGTGCGGAAGCAAAATTCAACGGATATATCGTAGAGCATGTTTATAATTATTATCTGAAAAACCATGCCTATCCTCCGGTGGATGAATTAAAGGAACGGCTGAGCTGTTTCAGGGATCTGATCGCATACCGCATTGTCATATCCATGCCTAAATGCCATGTGGGAGATGAAAAGGAAAGAGAACAGGAAGAAATCAGACATTTATATGAGATCGCAAATGTGCTTAAGGTATTTTTAGAGGAGCGGGGATTTACGGCAGAACCGGCAGGCGGTATAAAGCTGAGTGATTCTCCACTGCTCAGTGAAGAAGTACGGCCGTATTACAGGGATTATATTGTGAATGAAGAACCGGATGGATACCGGTCGTTACATATTACTTTTTTTGACAACAGTGCACATTGTTATATGGAAATGCAGCTTAGGACAAAAGCGATGGATGATATAGCGGAAATCGGACCGGCGAATCATCTGGGATATGAGAAGAAGCAGGAGAGTGAACGTGCAAGACGTGATGCTGTTCCGGTGGGGGAATGTATTTATTTTGATGAGGCATATGAAAGAGGAATGAAACTGCAGCAGATTGAATTGGCAAAACTGGATGTGAATATGTTTTCGGCAATTGATAACAGCCTGATCAATGATGGGTGTGGACTTTACCGGGGAAGGCTGATCCTTCCATATGAACATTTATCTCGTTTTCAAAATGATTAA